Within Methyloversatilis discipulorum, the genomic segment CCGCGCGCGCTCGCCTGCAGAGCGGCGAGCACCTGACCGCCCGCGACGTGTGGGAATCTGACGCGCGCATCTGCCGATCGGCTGCGCACCTCACGCTGACGCGCTGGCACGCCCAAGGCCTCACCCATATCGCGGAGTGGCGGCGCTACAGCAGCAACGGCATGCCGGCGCCGGTCTATGCCTGGGGAGAGGGCAAGGACGCGCCGCGGCCGAGGCCGATCACCAAGGCGGAATGCACGCGCCGCTGGCGCGCGGCTCACCCCGACCTGTTCGCCGCCCAGTTGAACCGGATGAAGGCGCGCCGGCTGGCTGCACGCCCGCCGCGCCTTGAGCCGCTGATGGCGGCGCTACTGGGGGCACGAGCATGATCACCGAGACCATCACCTGGATCACTGACGGCAGCCTGCCGGATGCCGACACTACGGTGCTGATCGAGACCGAGGTGTCGGGCGGAACCGACACCTTCACCGGCTACTTCGACGGGCATGTGTGGTTCGACTGCACCGGCTGGCCCTGCCGTCAAACAGTGATTGCCTGGGCCGACCTCCCGGCCGGTTCGAGGGCAGCACGATGAGAAAGCGCGGCGCCCACATCAAACACGTTGCGGCCTTGCCCGGTCGCGCACGTGACTGCGTGTCGCTTGAAACCGAGCACTACATCGCACTGCAGTTTCTGGGCACCGACAACTTCGGCCGCGACCAGGTCGCCAGCATCGGCGCGGCCGCCTACATGGTGCGCGAGATACCGCGAAGCCGGATCGGGGATGTCGCTCACCGGCACGCAGCGGCCGTGATCCGCACGCTGAACGAAATCATGGACATCGCCGACCGCACCGGCCGGGTCGAGGTGAACACCACCAGAGAGGCAGCCCTGCGCGCCTCATGCCCCATCGTGTTCCGTGCGCTTGAAGGTGCGCGCAACAGCGACATCGCGCGCGCATCGCTTGCCGTGCTGGCAATGCAACGGCGGATGGTGGCGCAGGCTCAGGTCATGGGCGCAAAGTCATGAACGCCGCCACCCACCGCAAAGACCTGATGAAGGCCCTGCGCGCCAACGCGCACCGGCACGACCTGTGGTCCGTCTGGTCCGACTTCGTCGCCATGGCAGCCATCGCCCTGAGCAACACGGTCGACCTGCGCCAGCGCGACGAGCGCGAAGCGGAATACCTGCGCATCGTCGGCCGGTACCGGGCTGACGAAGTCGAGCGCTTCGCGCACGCGTTGGGCGCGCTGCAACTCTGTTTCCACACCGGCGGCCACGACGACGTGCTGGGCAGCGTGTTCATGGAACTGGAGCTGGGCAACAAGTGGGCCGGCCAGTTCTTCACGCCCTACCACCTGTGCCAGGCGATGGCCGCGATGACGCTGCAGGACGCGCGCCAGCGCATCGACCGCGACGGCTTCATCACCGTGCTCGACCCGGCCACCGGCGGCGGCGCCATGCTCATCGCCGCGGCCGAATACCTCGCGCAGCAGGACATCGCCGTGCCGCTGAGCATGCACGCCACCGCGCAAGACATCGACGCCAAGGCCGCCCGCATGACCTACGTGCAGCTGTCGCTGCTGGGCGTGCCTGCCGTGGTCGTCACCGGCAACACCCTGACGCTGGAAGAGCGCGAGCGCTGGTACACGCCGGCGCACGTGATGTTCGGCTGGTCGCAGCGGCTGAGCCGGCGCCATCAGCCCGATGAAGAGCACCCCATACCCATCACCACCGAACCCGAGGCCGCGCGCGAGCCCGTGCAGTTCGGTCTGTTCGAGGAGCAATGCGCAGCATGACCACACCACCGATCACCGACTTCCAGGCTCTCGCCGCTTCAGCGGCCGTGCTCCGCATGTTCCGGGAGAAGCACTTCAACATCTGCACGCTGGATGCTGTCGCGGCAACCATCGGCCGAAAGGAACACCTCGCAGGGCGCGACTACGAAGCCCTGCGCGCGGTGCACTGCATGGATTGGGCCGATATGGGCCCAGACCTCGCGCGCCAGGTGCGTGAGGTCTGCTGCCGCATGCTGGGAATCCCCGACACGCAGCCCGTCGTGACCGAGCCGCATGTCCCGCAGCAGAAGCAAGAGAAGGAAGCGCGCTCAATCCTCTCTCTGCTGTTCAGCCGGAGTGGAGCATGAGCAAAGATTCGATCATCAAGGCGCAGGCGGAAGAGTTGCAGAGCCGCCTGGACCAACTCGGTTTCACGAAACCGACCAATCCCAAGGACGCGATCGGCACCAACAAGCTCCCGCTGCACCTGTGGCCGACCACCGCCACTGCGCTGGGCTGCGTCGCCTTCGCGGAAGGCATGCTGAAGTACGGCCGCACGAACTGGCGCGACGCCGGGGTGCGCGCATCGATCTACGTCGACGCGGCGAAGCGGCACCTCGACGCCTGGTTCGAGGGTGAAGAGGTGGCGCCAGACAGCGGCGTGCCGCACTTGGCCAACGCCCTCGCCTGCATCGCGATCATCGTTGACGCCAAGGCTGCCGGGAAGCTGCACGACGACCGTGCCTACAACGGGTCTGGCTATCGCGCGCTGGTGGAGCAGCTGACACCCATCGTCGCCCAGCTGCGCGAACAGCACGCCGGCAAGACGCCTCGGCACTACACCATCGCCGACGGCGCGCCGGACGGTGCGGCATGAGCCAACTGACCGAACGCCAGATGCACGACCTCGCCGGCCGGCTGACGCGGCTGGCAGCGCTCTCAAGAGAAGCGAACGACGCCAGCACGGCCGAGCACGCCGCGCGCCAACGCCGGAATGCTGCAGACGAGAAATTCGCCGCCGAGTGGGCGGAGACTGTGCGCCAGTACGGCGAGGCGAACGCCCCGGCGTGGATCGAATCGCTGCGCGGGCCGAAACCTAGCATCGAGGTGACGGCATGAACCCCCAGCACCGCCTGCTGTTCGATGACGAACTGATCGTGGATCTGTTCGCCGGTGGTGGCGGCCTGAGCACCGCCTGCGAACAGGCGCTCGGCCGCTCGCCCGACATCGCGATCAACCACAACGACGACGCGCTGAGCATGCACCGCGCGAACCATCCGCAGACCCGGCACTTCGTCGCGGACGTGTTCGAGGTGTGCCCGCGTGGCGCCACGCAGGGCCGGCCGGTCGGTTACCTGCACCTTTCGCCTGACTGCACGCACCACAGCCAGGCGGCCGGCGGCCAGCCGCGTGACGAACGCATCCGCGCGCTGACGTGGATCGGCTGCCGCTGGGGCGGGCAAAAGCGCCCGCGCATCATCACGCTGGAGAACGTGCGGCAGATCCTGAAGTGGGGGCCGTTGGTCGCGAAGCGCGACAAGGCCACCGGCCGCGTGCTGAAGCGCTGCGGCACCGTCGCCGAGCCCGGCGAGCACGTCGCGCGCCGCGACCAGTTTCTGGTGCCGGACCAGAAGCGCGAGGGCACCACATGGCGCGCCTTCGTGCGCAGCCTGCAGGCCATGGGCTACGTGGTGGAGTGGCGCATCCTGTGCGCGGCCGACTACGGCGCCGGCACCACGCGCGAGCGGCTGTTCATGGTCGCCCGCTGCGACGGCAAGCCCATCGTCTGGCCCGAGCCGACGCACTTCAAGAAGCCGGCGCGCGGGCAGAAGCGCTGGGTGTCGGCGGCAGAGTGCATTGACTGGTCGATACCGTGCCCGAGCATCTTCGAACGCGCCAAACCGCTGGCGCCCGCCACGATGCGCCGCATCGCCCGCGGCATACAGCGCTTCGTGCTGGACAGCGCGGACCCCTTCATCGTGCCCATCACCCACCACGGCAGCGACCGCGTGCACGACATCCACGACCCGCTGCGCACGATCACTACGGCGCACCGCGGCGAGTTCGCGGTGTGCGCGCCCTCGCTGGTCCAGGTCGCCCACGGTGAGGGCAAGCCGGGCGGCGTGCAGCGCTGGGGCAGCGGCGTGCGCAGCGCACTCGACCCACTGGGCACCGCTACCGCATCCGGCGGGGGCGGGTATGCCCTCATGGCTGCCAGCCTGGTGCAGACCGGCTACGGCGAGCGCGAGGGCCAGGCGCCGCGCAGCCTCGACATCACCGAACCGCTGGGCACCATCGTCGGCACCGGCAAGCACGCTGCCGCCTGCGCCTACCTGATGCAGGCCAACGGCGGATTCAACGAAACGCCCGGGCACGACCCGCGCCGGCCGGTCAGCACCATCACCAACAGCGGCAGCCAGCAGCAGGTGGTCGCCGCCCACCTCGCCCAGCTGAGCCAGCACTGCGACGGACGCGATGCCGCCGAGCCGCTGCGCACCATCATGGCCGGCGGTGAGCATCACGCCGCCGTCACCTGCACGCTGAGCCCCGAGCACGAAGCCGGCGCGCTGCGCGTGGCCGCGTTCCTGATGCAGTACTACAGCGAAGGCGGACAGTGGGGAGGTATGCGCGACCCCATGAACACCGTCACCACGCGCGACCGCCTCGCGCTGGTCACCGTGGTGCTGAAGGGCACGCCCTACCTGATCGTCGATATCGGCCTGCGCATGCTCACGCCGCGCGAGCTTTACCGCGCCCAGGGCTTCCCGCCCGACTACCAGATCGAGGTCGGCCACGACGGCCGCCGATTCCCCAAATCCGCGCAGGTCCGCATGGTCGGCAACAGCGTCAGCCCGCACCCGGCCGCCGCCCTGATCGCCGCCAACTGCGGCGACCTGCGCATCGAACCGTTGAGGAGAACTGCATGACGAACCCCTGCCAGGGCCACGCCGCGGAGAGCGCGCGGGCCGACTACAAGAAGGAAGCGGAGCGGCTGGCCGATGCAATCGTCCGCGAGGTGGCTGAATTGCCTGACAGAGACAGCCCCGCGGACTGGCCTGCGGCGATGCTGGTCACGTCCGACGAACTGCGCGGCATCGTGCTCGCGCGCATCCAGCGCGGAGCGGTGCCGGAGGGGTGGCATCTGGACGAGTCAGAAGCGGCGCTGCTGCACCACCTCACCAGCCCGGACGATGACCGCGTGCACCCTCCGATCACCTTGCGTGTGGGCAACGTCCGCATGGATGACGGGGTGGTGAAGTTCGGTCTGCTCTGCGAATACACGGACTACCCGGACGAGGGCGCCACTCTGCTTGTTGAAGGACAGCCGACCGTCGCTGCGCCCGCCCCGGCAGAGGTGCCGATGACGCAGGCAGCGACCGACGTGCTGGCCGAGCGCCAGCGCCAGATCAGCGCCGAGGGCTGGACGCCTGATCATGATGACGAGCACGTCTGCGACGAGATTGCGGCAATGGCCTGCTTCTACGCGATGCCGCCGGGCGCCCGAGACTGGGACGCCAGCAGCACCGGCTACGGTGCCAGTTTCGGCGCAGCGATCCTGCCAGAAGGCTGGGAGCCGAAGACAGGTGACCGCCGCCGCGAGTTGATCAAGGCCGGCGCTCTGATCATCGCCGAAATCGAGCGGCTGGATCGCGCCGAGGCGGCATCGAGGAAGACTTCGTGGCTGTGTCCGAACTGCCCAACCCCAGACCTGTGTCTGCGTATTCAAGGCTGCGACAGGGACGAAATAGCACGATGAGCAGCCCTGCGCGAGGAGGTGAAGCCGTGAAACGAACCGGACTCTATGCAGCGGCCATCATCGGCGCGATCGCATCAGGTCACGCGCTGGTATATGGGCCGGCGGAGCGGACCACGGCGCCAAAACCCAGGGGCCTATCCGTGAATGACTGGGCAGCACTGGCAAAGGCCCAGCGCAAGCGCGAGCGGAAGGCAGCGAAGCGTGCCGCCGAACTACACCGGGAGAAGACGCAATGAAGATGGCCAAGGCCTCGCAGGCCGATATCGAAATGGCGATGGAACTGGCCAACGCGCTGGAAGCGTTGTCCAGCCGCTGGGGCGCCACCATGCCGCAGAAGATCGCCGAGGCCGCCCTTGGCGTCACGGCGTTCTGCATCGATGACCCCGAGCACTGCCGGCGCGTGTGCGAGTACCTGATCAACCTGGGCCGCAGTGCATCGCTGTTCCGCGTGGTCATGGGCATGGCCGTCGTGCTCGACCCGCGCAACGAACTGCTGGACCCGGACGCCGACACGCTCGAAGCGCACCCGCGCATCCGGGCCGCACTGAGCGCGATCGAGCCGCTTCCGGAGGGATACGCCAAAGCCAGCGCAGCCGTCGCCACCGAGGCCGCTGTGCTGATCGAGCGAGCCAGGCGGGCGGGCGTGGTGCTGACCATCGAGACGGAGCCGCGACAGCCGCTCGCAATGGGGAACTACGACGTGGTGGTGCAGACCCGCGAGGCGCGGAAGGGAGGTGCCGCATGAAGACCCGCCCTGACATCCTCACCTACAGTGGCCACTACTTCAACTTCCTTGAACCCAACCCGGACACCATCGAGATTGAAGACATTGCGCAGGGTCTGTCGAAGGTCTGCCGCTTCGCTGGGCAGTCGCGCGCCTTCTACAGCGTCGCGCAGCACAGCGTGCACGTGTCCTACCTCGTCGCCGAGCTGGGCCATCCCGAGCACGCGCTGGCGGGGCTGCTGCACGACGCTGCGGAGGCCTACATCGGCGACGTCACGCGGCCGCTCAAGCAGTTGCTGCCGGACTATCGGCAGATCGAGAAGCGCATCGAGGCCGCCGTGTTCGCGCGCTTCGGCCTGCCGCCCGAACTACCGCCGGTCGTGAAGCAGGCCGACCTCATCATGCTCGCGACCGAGCAGCGCGATTTCATGGCGCCGCACGATGACCCCTGGTACTGCATCGAAGGCATCGAGCCGCAGGGCGCCCTGTCGGCCTGGGACCACGACCACGCGCGTGCCGCGTTCAGCGGACGGTTTCACCAGCTCGTGTGTGAGGCGGAGGTGTTCCATGTCTGACAAGACCGGAATCGAATGGACCGACGCAACCTGGAACCCTGTTACCGGGTGCGCGAAGGTCAGCCAGGGGTGCAAGCACTGCTACGCCGAACGTGAATGGCCGCGCATGACCAAGCTGGTGCCGGCCTATTCAGGCCGCGACTTCACCGACGTTCTGACGCACGGCGACCGGCTCGCCCAGCCTATCCGCTGGGCGAAACGCCGGATGATCTTCGTCAATAGCATGTCCGACCTGTTCCACCCGGCGGTGCCCGATGACTTCATCGACAGCGTGTTCGGCGTCATGTGGGCGTGCCTGTACGGCCGCAACGAACATGATGGCCATATTTTCCAGGTGCTGACGAAGCGTGCCGACCGCATGCGCGACTACTTCAGGACCGACCGGCGCGAAGCATGGGCGCGGTCAGCCGTGCATCACGGCGGCGGCATCGACCCCGATGGCATTTGGGATCAGACGATGAATTACGATGGGCCGCACCCGCGCATTTGGCTCGGCGTCAGTATCGAGGATCAGTCCGCGGCCGACGAGCGGATTCCGCTGCTGCTCGATACGCCGGCCGCCGTGCGCTGGATCAGCGCCGAGCCGATGCTGGGGCCGATTGACCTGACAGCGATTACGGTGCCGCGGAAGGTCGGCGTCGATGTGTTCGACTCGCTCTACTACGACGGCGCCCCTGACGATGACGTCGACGGCGGTACGTCCACGCTGGACTGGGTCATCTGCGGCGGCGAGAGCGGCCCGCACGCGCGGCCGATGCATCCGCACTGGGCTCGCGACTTGCGCGACCAGTGTGCGGCAGCCGGCGTGCCGTTCCTGTTCAAGCAGTGGGGCGAGTTCGGTCCGACACCGGACGATTGGCGGCTCAGTAACGGCGGCGTCGCGTTCCCAGAGGGCAGCATCTTCGCCGGCATGCCGTCGCGGCAGATTCACTGCAACTTCGACGACTACGCCACATCAAGCGACACCACGGCCGAACAGATGCTTCGCGTCGGCAAGAAGGCCGCCGGCCGCCTGCTCGACGGCCGGACACACGACGAGTTTCCGGAGACGCGATCTTGAGCGAATCCATCATCAAACCGAAACGCCCAACGGGCGAAGGCTGGCGTCGCGTGAAGCAAGTGCAAGCCGTCGCACAACTGGCAGCGATGGGCTTTCCGGCCGAAGCCTGGGTGCACCTCAATGGCCTTTTCGTAATTTCGGCCGTTGAGGTAACCGAGGTCGAACCGGGTAGCGAGGAGCTGGGGCCGGAATATCACATCAGCGTGAGCAAGATGGGGCAGCGCTGCACATCCGCCGAAGCATCGTGGGTACTGGCCCAGTTCGATCTGCTCGATGCCACCGAGGATAACCATGTGCCGAGCGGGCGCGTGCGCAACTTCTGGCGCCCTGTCGCTGACCGGCTGAGCGGCTACACCTGCCCGTGCCAAGACAACGAGCCGGCCATCCGGGAGGACAAGGGCGATTATGTGTGGCGAGGTGTGACGCGATGACCCAGGCCGACCGGCTGCGCCGCTACAACCGCTGGCGTCGCGGAGACAAGCGGCTCAAGCAGCCAGACCCGACCGCGCTGGGCGAACTGATCGATGCCGCCGCCAATCGGCTGGAAGTGCTGGAGCGCGAGCATCGTGATTACTTCGATCAGTGGCATGCGGAGCGCAGGAGGCGCGAGAAGCTGCTGAGCGACATCGAGCGCTGCTATCGGATGCTGCTGTCAGAGCCGGACACGAAAGTCGCGCTGGCCAAGGCGGAGAACATTCTGCGTGAGGCCATCGCGGAAGCGAAGATCACGACCACCAAAGCGCGCAGCGCGGAGAAAGTCTGATGTCCGCCCTGCCCGCCCTCGACGACAGCCCGCCGGCGCAACCACCGCGGGCGAAGGCCGAACCCTGGCCCCGCCTGATCCGCATCAGCCGAGCGCACACCTACCTGGGCATGTGCCGTCGCGTGTTCAATGCGACTGTGCGGCCGCACGTGCGCGTGGTGCGGATCGGCAAGCAGGGCAAGGCGGTCGACCGGCACGAACTGGATGCCTTCGCCGACGCCTACGTGGCCCGGCACGCGATTGACAAGGCGCCGCCCCCGGGCAATCCTGAGCCCGCGAGCGAGCGCCGCCATGCAACAGCAGGAGCAAAAAAACCATGGCGAGAACGGGAAAACGGATGTCGGGCCTCACGCAAAGGGACGGCATCTGGCACATCAACAAGGTCATCGACGGAGAACGGATTTACAAGAGCACTGGAACTGGTTCGCTCGAAGAAGCCGAGCAGATCCTGATTCACCTGCTGGACCAGCGCCGGCAGCAGAAGCTTTTCGGCGTCCGGCAGGTGAAGACCTGGCGCGATGCCGCGACGCGGTATCTGCTGGAGAATCAGGACATGCCGTCAATCGGGCTCACCGCCACGTACCTGGAGCAGCTGGACCCCTTCATCGGCGAACTGCCGGTGACGCACATCGACGACGACGCACTGGAGCCGTTCCGCCAGTGGATGCGCGAGGGCGGCAAGATGGCCAGCGGCAAGACGAAGAAGCCATCGTCACCGCGCACCATCAACATCGCCCTGCAGCGCGTCGTGCGCATCCTGCATCTGTGCGCACGCACCTGGCGCGACAACAACAAGCGCCCGTGGATCGATGTCGTGCCGGCGATCACGATGGAAACCGAGCGCGGCCGATCGCGCGAGCCGTACCCGATGGACTGGGACGAACAGCGCCTGCTGTTCGCCGAGCTGCCGGACTACCTCGAACGGATGGCGCTGTTCAACGTCAATTCGGGGGCGCGCGAGCAGGAGGTGTGCAAGCTGCGCTGGGACTGGGAAGTGAAGGTGCCCGAGCTGCAGACCAGCGTGTTCATCGTGCCGCCGGAGTTCGGCGGCCGAACGGAGCAGTCCGGCGTCAAGAACCGGGAATACCGGGTGCTGGTGCTGAACGACGTGGCACGCGGCGTGATCGATGGGCAGCGCGGCCTGGACGACGAATGGGTGTTCCCATACGGCGACGAGGGCGGACCGATGCACCGCATGAACGCCACAGCCTGGCGAAGCGCCCGCAACAGGGCCGCCGAAGCCTGGCAGGCCGAGTTCGGCAAACCCGCGCGGCAGGGCTTCAAGAAGCTGCGCGTGCATGACCTGAAGCACACCTTCGGCCGCAGGCTGCGTGCAGCGGGCGTGCCGAAGGAAGATCGTCAGGCGCTGCTGGGCCACAAGTCCGACAGCGTGACCACGCACTACTCGGCCGCCGAACTCGACGGCCTGATAGCGCAGGCGAATAAGGTATCGACCGCGAACCGGACGACGCCGACGCTGACGATCCTGCGAACTGCCGCGGCGTGAGTCGCGTAAAAGTCGCGTAGAAAAGAAAAAGGCCACTTCGAAAAGTGGCCTAAGTCCTTGATTTAATGGTCGGGGCGGCGGGATTCGAACTCGCGACCCCTTGCACCCCATGCAAGTGCGCTACCAGGCTGCGCTACGCCCCGACTCAGCCTGCAAGTATAACAGCGGACTGCCGCTTGAGGGGCCGCGATGCACTAAAAATGAAGTCCGTTCAGCTCAACAGATCGCGCAGCGCTTCGAGTTCGCTGCGCAGCGCGGCGACGTCGATTCCGCCAGTCGGTGCCGCTTCGGCTGCCGCCGCACGCGGATCGGAATCGTCGAGCCGGTTGCGCGCCCCGCTGATGGTGAAGCCTTCCTCGTACAGCAACTGGCGGATGCGACGCACCAGCAGCACTTCGTGGTGCTGGTAGTAGCGCCGGTTGCCGCGCCGCTTCACCGGCTTGAGCTGGGTGAATTCCTGTTCCCAGTAGCGCAGCACGTGCGGCTTCACGCCGCACAGTTCGCTGACTTCGCCGATCGTGAAATAGCGCTTGGCAGGAATTGCAGGCAGCGCCTGCGATTCCTTATTCGTCGTTTCCATCGTAGGCGATGCCCTCGACTGCCGACTTCAGTTTCTGACTGGCATGAAAGGTAACGACGCGACGCGCCGTGATCGGAATCTCTTCGCCGGTTTTCGGGTTGCGGCCGGGCCGCTGCGGCTTGTCGCGCAGCTGGAAATTACCGAAGCCCGACAGCTTCACGCCGTCGCCGCTTTCGAGCGCGTCGCGAATCTCGTCAAAAAATGCTTCGACCATATCTTTGGCTTCGCGCTTGTTCAGCCCTACCTGTTCGAACAGCATCTCCGCCAGTTCGGCCTTGGTCAGTGTGGTCATGCGGCTCCCTTCAACTTCTGTCGCCCTGCCGCCTCAGGCGCGCAGCCTTGCCCCGAACTCACGCTGTGCATAGCTCACCAGTTCATGCACGGCCGCGTCGACTTCCGCGTCCGCCAAAGTA encodes:
- a CDS encoding N-6 DNA methylase, giving the protein MNAATHRKDLMKALRANAHRHDLWSVWSDFVAMAAIALSNTVDLRQRDEREAEYLRIVGRYRADEVERFAHALGALQLCFHTGGHDDVLGSVFMELELGNKWAGQFFTPYHLCQAMAAMTLQDARQRIDRDGFITVLDPATGGGAMLIAAAEYLAQQDIAVPLSMHATAQDIDAKAARMTYVQLSLLGVPAVVVTGNTLTLEERERWYTPAHVMFGWSQRLSRRHQPDEEHPIPITTEPEAAREPVQFGLFEEQCAA
- a CDS encoding dATP/dGTP diphosphohydrolase domain-containing protein; this translates as MSKDSIIKAQAEELQSRLDQLGFTKPTNPKDAIGTNKLPLHLWPTTATALGCVAFAEGMLKYGRTNWRDAGVRASIYVDAAKRHLDAWFEGEEVAPDSGVPHLANALACIAIIVDAKAAGKLHDDRAYNGSGYRALVEQLTPIVAQLREQHAGKTPRHYTIADGAPDGAA
- a CDS encoding DNA cytosine methyltransferase, encoding MNPQHRLLFDDELIVDLFAGGGGLSTACEQALGRSPDIAINHNDDALSMHRANHPQTRHFVADVFEVCPRGATQGRPVGYLHLSPDCTHHSQAAGGQPRDERIRALTWIGCRWGGQKRPRIITLENVRQILKWGPLVAKRDKATGRVLKRCGTVAEPGEHVARRDQFLVPDQKREGTTWRAFVRSLQAMGYVVEWRILCAADYGAGTTRERLFMVARCDGKPIVWPEPTHFKKPARGQKRWVSAAECIDWSIPCPSIFERAKPLAPATMRRIARGIQRFVLDSADPFIVPITHHGSDRVHDIHDPLRTITTAHRGEFAVCAPSLVQVAHGEGKPGGVQRWGSGVRSALDPLGTATASGGGGYALMAASLVQTGYGEREGQAPRSLDITEPLGTIVGTGKHAAACAYLMQANGGFNETPGHDPRRPVSTITNSGSQQQVVAAHLAQLSQHCDGRDAAEPLRTIMAGGEHHAAVTCTLSPEHEAGALRVAAFLMQYYSEGGQWGGMRDPMNTVTTRDRLALVTVVLKGTPYLIVDIGLRMLTPRELYRAQGFPPDYQIEVGHDGRRFPKSAQVRMVGNSVSPHPAAALIAANCGDLRIEPLRRTA
- a CDS encoding DUF5131 family protein, with the translated sequence MSDKTGIEWTDATWNPVTGCAKVSQGCKHCYAEREWPRMTKLVPAYSGRDFTDVLTHGDRLAQPIRWAKRRMIFVNSMSDLFHPAVPDDFIDSVFGVMWACLYGRNEHDGHIFQVLTKRADRMRDYFRTDRREAWARSAVHHGGGIDPDGIWDQTMNYDGPHPRIWLGVSIEDQSAADERIPLLLDTPAAVRWISAEPMLGPIDLTAITVPRKVGVDVFDSLYYDGAPDDDVDGGTSTLDWVICGGESGPHARPMHPHWARDLRDQCAAAGVPFLFKQWGEFGPTPDDWRLSNGGVAFPEGSIFAGMPSRQIHCNFDDYATSSDTTAEQMLRVGKKAAGRLLDGRTHDEFPETRS
- a CDS encoding tyrosine-type recombinase/integrase, with translation MSGLTQRDGIWHINKVIDGERIYKSTGTGSLEEAEQILIHLLDQRRQQKLFGVRQVKTWRDAATRYLLENQDMPSIGLTATYLEQLDPFIGELPVTHIDDDALEPFRQWMREGGKMASGKTKKPSSPRTINIALQRVVRILHLCARTWRDNNKRPWIDVVPAITMETERGRSREPYPMDWDEQRLLFAELPDYLERMALFNVNSGAREQEVCKLRWDWEVKVPELQTSVFIVPPEFGGRTEQSGVKNREYRVLVLNDVARGVIDGQRGLDDEWVFPYGDEGGPMHRMNATAWRSARNRAAEAWQAEFGKPARQGFKKLRVHDLKHTFGRRLRAAGVPKEDRQALLGHKSDSVTTHYSAAELDGLIAQANKVSTANRTTPTLTILRTAAA
- a CDS encoding MerR family transcriptional regulator gives rise to the protein METTNKESQALPAIPAKRYFTIGEVSELCGVKPHVLRYWEQEFTQLKPVKRRGNRRYYQHHEVLLVRRIRQLLYEEGFTISGARNRLDDSDPRAAAAEAAPTGGIDVAALRSELEALRDLLS
- a CDS encoding integration host factor subunit alpha, translating into MTTLTKAELAEMLFEQVGLNKREAKDMVEAFFDEIRDALESGDGVKLSGFGNFQLRDKPQRPGRNPKTGEEIPITARRVVTFHASQKLKSAVEGIAYDGNDE